ATTATCTTTTGAGGCTTCTATATTACTTGTACACTTATCGTTGCTGCACTTAAGAACCTTCTTTTTGCCGGAGAATTTTTGAAGCATAAATGATCCGCAAACAGAACAGACTTCCTTATTGGGGCTAGGCATATCCCAACTCATAAAGGGACATTCAGGGTTTTTCTCACAACCAATATACTTTCTACCCTTTTTAGTCTTTTTAATAAGTACCTTTCCCTTACAAATAGGACATTCAACTCCAGCCTCTTCTACAATCGGCTTTGCATTTCTACACTCGGGAAATCCCGGGCAGGCAAGGAATTTACCAAATCTCCCATGTTTAACAACCATGTATCTGCCGCATTTATCACATTGAACATCTGATACCTCTACAGGTAATTCTACATCACCTATGGATTCTTCGGCTTTTTTAAGTACTCCGGCAAATGAAGAATAAAAATCCCTCATAACGGCCTTCCATTCTTTGTCACCATCCTCTACGGAATCCAGTTCGCTTTCCATTTCAGCTGTAAACTTAGTATCAACAATGTTCTCAAAATGATTCTTCATTATGTCGTTTACTATTTTTCCGAGCTCTGTCGGTACTAAAAGCTTCTTCTCCTTTAGTACGTAGCCCCTGGATAAAATAGTAGTAATCGTAGGAGCGTAGGTACTAGGTCTTCCTATACCCTTTTCCTCCAAGGCTCTTACAAGCGTTGCCTCGGTGTATCTGGCAGGAGGTTGCGTAAAATGCTGCTTAGGTGTATTTTCTTTGAGTTCAAGAATATCACCTTCATTCAGCTGAGGTAGTTTGTTTTCCTTTTCGTCCTGCTCCGCTTCATCCTTGCCTTCATTATCATTTCCTTCAGTATACAGTACCATAAAACCCGGAAATTTTACTTTCGAACCGTTTGCCTTGAACAGGTATTTTCCCGCAGTTATATCAGCTGACACAGTATCGTATATAGCGGATGACATCTGACTGGAAATAAATCTGTCCCAAATAAGCCTGTATAGCTTGTATTGTTCCGGACTGAGGTATTCCTTTATTTGCTCATGTGGTAAATCTATATATGTTGGGCGTATTGCTTCATGTGCATCCTGTGAAGCAGATTTGTTTTTATATTCTCTTGGTTTTTCAGGAATATAATCCTGTCCGTATTTTGTTTTAATATACTCTCTGGCCTCATTCTGTGCATCTGTTGATATTCTTGTTGAGTCCGTTCTCATATAGGTTATAAGACCAACCGATCCACGGCCCTTTATTTCAATGCCTTCATAAAGCTGCTGTGCAACCATCATGGTTCTTTTTGTTGTATATCCAAGTTTTCTGGAAGCTTCCTGCTGTAGTGTACTTGTAATAAAAGGTGCCGCTGCAGCCCTTTTCTTTTCCTGCTCTTTAACCTTTTGTACGATATATTGGCTTTTATTTATTTCTTCTAAAATCGAATTAACCTGTTCCTCATTAGTTAATTCTAATTTTTCCTTACCAATACCGTAGAATTTCGCCCCAAAGTTAGGACTTGCTTTTGGTTTGACAAGCTTTGCAATTATAGACCAATATTCTTGTGACTCAAATTTTTCAATTTCATCTTCCCTGTCACAAATCATTTTTGTAGCTACAGATTGTACTCTTCCCGCACTCAAGCCTTTTCTTACTTTCTTCCAAAGCAGAGGGCTTATCTTATAGCCCACTATTCTGTCCAGTACTCTTCTTGCCTGTTGTGCATCAACAAGGCCCATATCTATTGTTCTCGGCTGTTTTATAGCATTCTTTACAGCATTTTGTGTTATTTCATTAAAAGAAACCCTGCATTTCTGCTTTTCATCAATATTTAATATTTTGGCCAAGTGCCAGGATATCGCCTCACCTTCACGGTCAGGGTCAGTTGCGAGAAACACTTTTTTAGCTGCCTTGGCTTCTTTTTTCAGCTTTGATATAACATCTCCCTTACCTCTTATAGTAATATACTTAGGTTCAAAATCATTATCGATATCAACGCCCATCTGGCTTTTAGGCAAATCCCTAACATGTCCGACAGAAGCCTCTACTTTATATCCCTTACCTAAAAATTTGCTTATAGATTTAACTTTTCCAGGAGACTCCACAATAACCAGGTTATCAGCCATTTTTTTCCTCCGTATTTGAATATCCAGTTTCTGTATAATATATTATCAAACAACTACTAATTTAAACTGGTTTTTTCAATCTGTCAACCTTACATTAGTAATTCTATATTAATTACTCGAAATTATTCTAATTTTTTTATGTATTATATCTAAATTATTACTTCAAACAATTTACCCGGATTCTGTTTGATTACACCCTTCATTTCAAGCATAAACAGTATACTGCTTGCATCTTTCGCAGAAAAATTACTTCTCTCAAGAATTTCATCAATATTATTTGCACCGTTAAAAATTACCTTTAATATTTTTATTTCACCTGCTGAAAGCCCTTTAAATAGATTAAGATATTTTTTACTGATTTTCTCATCTATATCCCCCTGAACGGGTGTAAAATTCTGTATTCCGTTGTATTCAAATTCTTCCAGAACATCTGTGGCATTTAATACCAGTTTAGCTCCTTCTTTAATTAATTGGTTTGTTCCCATGCTGTACGCACAGTCGATATTTCCCGGAACAGCAAAAACCTCTCTCCCCTGCTCTAAAGCACAGCCTGCCGTAATTAAGGAACCGCTCCTCTTAGCTGCCTCAATCACAACGACACCGCCCGAAATTCCGCTTATTATTCTATTTCGTGCCGGGAAATTATGCTGAAGCGGCGGCATTCCCGGAGGGTATTCAGATAATGCCAAGCCCCCGGAATCAATTATATCCTTAAACAGTCCTGCATTTTCCGGGGGATATATATTGTCAAGCCCCGAACCAAGAACGGCTATGGTTTTTCCTCCTGCGTCCAGACAGCCTTTATGGGCAATACTGTCTATCCCCCTGGCCAGACCACTTACTATTGTTACACCCCTCATTGCCAGGTCATATGACAATTTTCTGGCGGTATTCGCACCATACCCGGTGGTCCTTCTTGATCCCACAACCGCTATTGAAAAGCTGTCTGAGTCAAGGTTTCCCCTATAATACAAAGCAATGGGCGGATCATAAATATTTTTCAGCTTTTGAGGGTAGTTTTCTTCAAAAATATTTACCATTTTTATGTTATACCGGACTAACATCTGATATATGGAGCCAACCCTCTCCCTTTTATTTGAGTTTAATAGCTCCTTTACATTTTTTTCAGTTAAACCCCTTGTGTTTTGAAGCTCACTTTCAGAAAGACCGTATATAACCTCAGGATTTCTATACGTTTCCAGTAAGTTTAAAGCTTTTTTTGAACTTAACCCCTCTAAAGACGTTAACCAAATCCAATATTCAATTTCTCTCATAGATTCTCCCTCTAAATTTTTATTCTGTCCATGCTGCGGTATTGTATTGCTTCGGCAACATGTTCGGATTTTATTTTTTCACTGTCATCCATATCTGCAATAGTTCTGGCTACCTTCAGAATTTTGTCATAGGCACGGGCACTCAATCCAAGTCTTTCGAATGCCATTTTGAGCAAGCTCGACGTTTTCCTGTCAAGTTCACAGTACTTTCTTATTAAAGCTGGTGTCAATTCCGAATTTGAATATATTCCCAAACCCGTATATCTGTCCGTCTGAATATTTCTTGCTTTATTTACTCTTTCCCGTATAACAGCAGATGTTTCTTCATTGCCATTATTATGTAAATCGTCATATCTTACGGGATGTATTTCAGCGTGTATATCAATTCTATCCAGAAGTGGTTGGCTTAGTTTACCAAGATATTGCTGTACCATTTTGGGTGTACAGCTGCATTTGTTTGAAGGATCAAGATAATATCCGCATCTGCATGGATTAGCTGCACAAATAAGGGTTGTTCTGGCGGGATATGTAATGCTTCCTGTTACTCTTGATATGGTTATTTCTCCATCCTCCAAGGGCTGTCTAAGCACTTCTATAGCATCCTTTTCAAATTCCGGGAATTCATCAAGAAACAGAACACCATAGTGGGCTAGGCTGACTTCTCCGGGTTTGCACTGCTTTCCCCCTCCTACAAGGCTTACTGCTGAAATTGTATGATGTGGATTTCTGAAAGGTCTGTGAGTTATGAGCGAAGAATTTCCGGGTAGAAGTCCTGAAATACTGTGTATTTTTGTGATTTGAACTGCTTCTTCAAATGTCAAATCGGGAAGTATTGACGGAAGCCTTTTTGCCAGCATTGTTTTCCCGCTACCGGGTGAACCAATCATCAACATATTATGCGCACCACAGGCTGCTACCTCCATTGCCCTCTTTACACTTGCCTGTCCCTTTACGTCACAGAAATCTAAGCTGTCTTTGGTATTATGTAAAAAAATATTCTTAATATCCGTATAATAAGATTTAATAATTTTTTCGCCATTCAGATGCTTTATAATGTCCGTAAGATTTTTTACCGGCAAAATATTTACATTGCTGAATACTGCTGCTTCATCTGAATTCTCTAAAGGTACAAATATATTTTTAATATTATTTAGAGTTGCACAGCATACCATTGAAATAATTCCTTCAACTGTTTTTATACTTCCATCCAGAGAAAGCTCTCCTAAAAACATATATGAAGAAAGGTCTGAATTTTTTATTATTTCGGAAGCTAGAAGTATGCCTACTGCAATGGAAACGTCATACATTGATCCTCCTTTCCTCAAGTTTGCGGGAGCCAAATTTATTGTTATTCTCCTTACCGGAAAATCTATTCCGGTGTTTTTAATTGCGGCTCTGACCCTCTCCCTTGATTCTCTTACAGCCATATCTCCAAGTCCTACTACATCAAAATTGGGAATTCCGTTGCTAATATCCGTTTCAACATCAACAATACAACCGTCAATACCCAGAAGGGCACAGCTCTTTACCTTTGAGACCATATAAAAGATCCTTTCATTTAATTTTTTTTAAATATAATAAAAGTACATTTGAAAGTAATTAAGAAATTTAAATTAGAAACCTTACTTTTAGATAAAATAAGAAATGATATCTTTCTAACGGATTAAATTTTAACACAAAAACCTTTTAAAGTCAAAAAGCCCATTCGCAGACGGATGGGCTGTAAACCTATTATGCTATTCTATTTTTTCTTCTCTAAGCAATTTTCTTAGCTCGTCCATAAAAGTATTTATGTCCTTAAACTGCCTGTAAACCGATGCAAATCTTACGTAAGCTACTTCATCCATGGTTTTAAGCTTTGACATAACGATTTCGCCAATATCTACTGTTGTTACTTCTCTTTGAAGTGAATTATGGAGCTGTGCTTCAATATTTTCAACCATTTTTTCCAGATCATTTATAGAAATAGGCCTTTTCTCACATGCTCTTAACAGTCCATTCATCAATTTTTCTCTGTTAAAGGGCTGTCTGGATTTATCCTTTTTAATTACCATCAGGGGCAGGCTTTCAACCTTTTCATATGTCGTAAATCTTCTGCTACATTTCGTACATTCACGTCTTCTCCTGATAGAAGAGCCTTCATCTGTAGGTCTGGAATCAATAACCTTATCTTCTATAAAACCGCAGAATGGACACTTCATTTATATATTCCTCCTGTTGTAAAAAGCTAAGTGTTTTTTATGCTGATTTCATTTTACCTTATTTGATAATATTTGTATACCTACAGCCACTGTCATTCTAAAAACTTTTTGACTATACTCTCGCTCATTTCAACCAGTATTATTTCGTCACCAACCTTTATGATACTTTCCCAGGGAATTATGTATTCATTATCCTTTCCAAACAGACCAAACCATTTACCCTGTATAGGAACTACTATTCCTTCTATTCTTCCGTCATTGAGGTTTATTTCAACATCTGATACCATTCCCAGACGTGTACCATCCGAAACATTGATAACTTCCTTATCCTTCAGACTGCTTGCTCTTCTCATAGGTTTACCTCCTCAATAAAAAATTAGGACATATATTTATAAATATATGTCCTAATTTTGAGGTTATGAAATATTTAATTCTTGGCAATTGCTAAATATACTTCTTCATATGCATTAATGCAGTCTTTTCGAGTCTTGATACCTGTGCCTGAGAAATCCCTATTTCATCTGCAACTTCCATCTGGGTTCTTCCTTCAAAAAATCTAAGATTCAAAATTAATTTTTCCCTGTCATTGAGTTTACGCATAGCCTCTTTCAGAGAAATGGTTTCAAGCCAATTCTCGTCAATATTCTTGTCATCACTGACTTGATCCATCACATAAATGGCATCTCCTCCGTCATGGTAAACGGACTCAAATAAAGATATAGGGTCCTGAATCGCATCCAATGCAAAAACAATGTCCTCCTTGGGAAGCTGAAGCTCCTGAGCCAGCTCCACTATAGTAGGCTCTTTAGAATTTTGGGTTGTAAGCCTCTCCTTAGCCTGTAATGCCTTATATGCAATGTCTCTTAGGGAACGACTTACTCTTATGGAGTTGTTGTCTCTTAAATATCTTCTGATTTCTCCGATTATCATTGGAACAGCATATGTTGAAAACTTGACATTCTGGGTTACATCAAAATTATCTATAGATTTAATTAAACCTATACAGCCTACCTGAAACAAATCATCCACATATTCTCCTCTATTATTAAACCTCTGAATAACACTTAATACAAGCCTGAGATTTCCTTTTATAAACTCATCTCTAGCAGAATTATCGCCTTTATGCATTCTTTCAAACAGTTCTTTTTTCTGTTCATTGGTAAGAACAGGAAGTTTAGATGTATTAACACCACAAATTTCAACTTTATTGATAAGCATTTAAAAAACCTCCAGAGCAATAATAACTGTGCAATATCATTATTGCCATGAAGGTATATTTTATACTGAATCATCACCAAAATATTTTTCTTGAAACCCTTGACAAGCTTGCTTTTGAGGGCTCAACGGCTTCTCTCTAGGTCATCCTGCTGATCTCTTTTTTCAGTCTGCTGATAATTCTTTTTTCAAGTCTTGATATATAAGATTGGGATATTCCCAGCATATCTGCCACTTCTTTTTGTGTTTTTTCAACACCGTTAGAAAGACCGAATCGGAGCTCCATTATTTTCTTTTCCCTAACTGATAATTTTTTCATTGCAGTAGCAAGTAGTTCCTTGTCAACCTCGTCCTCAATACTTCTATGAATCATGTCGTTTTCGGTTCCAAGAATATCTGAAAGCAGCAGTTCATTACCATCCCAATCAATATTCAAAGGTTCATCGATAGATATTTCTGCCTTTACCCTGTTGTTTCTTCTCAGATACATAAGTATTTCGTTTTCAATACATCTTGAAGCATATGTTGCAAGCTTGATATTTTTTGAAGGATTGAAGGTATTTATAGCCTTTATCAAACCTATAGTACCTATGGAAATCAAATCTTCTACTCCTACACCTGTATTTTCAAACTTTCTGGCAATATAGACAACCAGTCTGAGATTTCTTTCGATTAAAATGCTCTTGACTCCATAATCGCTTTGTTCAAGCTTATTAAGGAGGTATGTCTCTTCATCGAGTGTAAGCGGCGGCGGCAGAGCTTCACTGCCTCCTATGTAATGTACCGGAAATACACTCCCAATCTTAAATTTTCGCAAAAGCATTTCGTACTTAATAAGTAAGTACATCTTACACCTTGATACAAAATTCATTTAGTTGTCCCCTTTCAAATATGTATATAGTAATTCAGCCTCATGCAACCAGTTCCGGGCCAAGCAGTGCCTTGTACTTTTCATTCCTTGACAGGGACCTGTTGTATATACCTACAATCACATTTTTTACATCCCTTTTTTCTTCTTCCTCACCTATCTCAATAAAATCAGGTTTAAACCCTATAAGCATTCCGTTTTCCTTTCCCAATGAGCTGAAGGGTATCAACCTGAATCTTGAAAACCATTTGGAAGTTGAAATCGTTGTAGTTACACAGCTTAAATCGTCTTCCTTTGAATTTTTAAAGATATCCTTTATCTCAATTGGAAGTAGTTCTTCTAGTGCCTTAAATTCTACAACCATAACAGGATTATTTGTTAAAGGGTCCTTTAGCGAATTACCTGTATCTACTAAGGCAGAAAACCCTATTTTCCTATTGTCAAAGGCAATCTTTACGGGTATAAGAAGATTCTCCCTGGTAAATTTACTTTGAATTATTTCCATAAATATTTTTATAATTATACCCACCGTAACAAGTGAGAAAAACATAAGACTCCACTTTGATTGTCCAAACACGTATACTATACCGTTTTTTACAAAACCACCCTGCTCGTTGAAAAACAGGAAAGCAAGTGCGGCACCCGCAAATATGAAAGTAGATATGTAAAAAATTACCAAGGTTTTTATGAACGTCATAATTTTTCTTGGAGAGAAGGTCACAGCAATTATAAAAAAGGATAAAAGTATCTTTGCCAACGTAGTGTAAAATACCTTTATATCAGGTTCAATTATAATAATACCAACATATATGGCACCTATTATCGCCCCTGAGAATAATCGCAAAGTACTGGTTCTATATCTGGAAAACTTTGCGGTAACATATAGAATAAGATAATTGATAACCAAATTTTCAAGAATAAGTACATCCAAATAAATTTCCACTTTTATACCTCGCAATTACTAAAAGACCTGTACGGAAATTTTCTTTCTATTAAATTATTATTCAAGCCTTTATGTTTTTATGTTTATTATACATAGTCAATTAACAAAAGTTTGTCAAAAAGAAATGTAGAAAAAGATTTTTCATATGACAAAATAGTTTTTCAAAAACCCGGAAAATGCAAAAAACCCGTTGGAACTTCCAACGGGTTGTAAATACGATAAATTAATCAGATTATTTTGATTTACTTGAATCTGTTTCTTCTAAGAAATGTTGGGATATCAAGCTCATTATCAACCGACATTGACCCGGAAGAACTTTTTTCTTGAGAATCGGATCCATAGCTTCCGCTTTCAACAGATGTTGAAGTATTTGCTGATACAGGATGTTTAAGAACTTTCTCTGCAGGCTTTTCAGTCTTCTTCAGTATAGGGCTTGTCTCAAAACCGGTTGCAATAACTGTTATCATAAGTTCATCCTTGAGATTGTCATCAATAACAGCTCCAAAAATTATATTTGCTTCGGGGTCAGCAGATTTCTGAACCAGTTCGGCAGCAGTATTTACTTCAAACAAACCCAAATCAGGTCCGCCTGTAATATTAACAAGCACTCTCCTAGATCCCTCGATTGATGTTTCAAGAAGAGGACTTTGAATTGCTTGCTTTGCTGCTTCTTCTGCCCTACTTTCACCGGATGCTTTTCCAACTCCCATGTGAGCCAAACCTGAGCTTAGCATAATTGTTTTTACATCGGCAAAGTCAAGATTTACCAATCCGGGAACAGCAATCAAATCTGAAATACCCTGTACACCCTGACGTAAAACATCATCGGCCATCCTGAAAGCCTCTACCATGGTTGTTCTTTTCTCAACAACCTGAAGGAGCCTGTCATTTGGGATTGTTACCAAAGAATCAACTGAATTTTTAAGGCATTCAATACCTCTTTCAGCATGCTGCATTCGAGTTCTACTTTCAAACATAAAAGGTTTTGTGACAACAGCCACTGTAAGAATACCCATTTCCCTTGCAAGTTGTGCAAC
This genomic stretch from Ruminiclostridium cellulolyticum H10 harbors:
- the topA gene encoding type I DNA topoisomerase, translating into MADNLVIVESPGKVKSISKFLGKGYKVEASVGHVRDLPKSQMGVDIDNDFEPKYITIRGKGDVISKLKKEAKAAKKVFLATDPDREGEAISWHLAKILNIDEKQKCRVSFNEITQNAVKNAIKQPRTIDMGLVDAQQARRVLDRIVGYKISPLLWKKVRKGLSAGRVQSVATKMICDREDEIEKFESQEYWSIIAKLVKPKASPNFGAKFYGIGKEKLELTNEEQVNSILEEINKSQYIVQKVKEQEKKRAAAAPFITSTLQQEASRKLGYTTKRTMMVAQQLYEGIEIKGRGSVGLITYMRTDSTRISTDAQNEAREYIKTKYGQDYIPEKPREYKNKSASQDAHEAIRPTYIDLPHEQIKEYLSPEQYKLYRLIWDRFISSQMSSAIYDTVSADITAGKYLFKANGSKVKFPGFMVLYTEGNDNEGKDEAEQDEKENKLPQLNEGDILELKENTPKQHFTQPPARYTEATLVRALEEKGIGRPSTYAPTITTILSRGYVLKEKKLLVPTELGKIVNDIMKNHFENIVDTKFTAEMESELDSVEDGDKEWKAVMRDFYSSFAGVLKKAEESIGDVELPVEVSDVQCDKCGRYMVVKHGRFGKFLACPGFPECRNAKPIVEEAGVECPICKGKVLIKKTKKGRKYIGCEKNPECPFMSWDMPSPNKEVCSVCGSFMLQKFSGKKKVLKCSNDKCTSNIEASKDNTK
- the dprA gene encoding DNA-processing protein DprA, coding for MREIEYWIWLTSLEGLSSKKALNLLETYRNPEVIYGLSESELQNTRGLTEKNVKELLNSNKRERVGSIYQMLVRYNIKMVNIFEENYPQKLKNIYDPPIALYYRGNLDSDSFSIAVVGSRRTTGYGANTARKLSYDLAMRGVTIVSGLARGIDSIAHKGCLDAGGKTIAVLGSGLDNIYPPENAGLFKDIIDSGGLALSEYPPGMPPLQHNFPARNRIISGISGGVVVIEAAKRSGSLITAGCALEQGREVFAVPGNIDCAYSMGTNQLIKEGAKLVLNATDVLEEFEYNGIQNFTPVQGDIDEKISKKYLNLFKGLSAGEIKILKVIFNGANNIDEILERSNFSAKDASSILFMLEMKGVIKQNPGKLFEVII
- a CDS encoding YifB family Mg chelatase-like AAA ATPase, whose product is MVSKVKSCALLGIDGCIVDVETDISNGIPNFDVVGLGDMAVRESRERVRAAIKNTGIDFPVRRITINLAPANLRKGGSMYDVSIAVGILLASEIIKNSDLSSYMFLGELSLDGSIKTVEGIISMVCCATLNNIKNIFVPLENSDEAAVFSNVNILPVKNLTDIIKHLNGEKIIKSYYTDIKNIFLHNTKDSLDFCDVKGQASVKRAMEVAACGAHNMLMIGSPGSGKTMLAKRLPSILPDLTFEEAVQITKIHSISGLLPGNSSLITHRPFRNPHHTISAVSLVGGGKQCKPGEVSLAHYGVLFLDEFPEFEKDAIEVLRQPLEDGEITISRVTGSITYPARTTLICAANPCRCGYYLDPSNKCSCTPKMVQQYLGKLSQPLLDRIDIHAEIHPVRYDDLHNNGNEETSAVIRERVNKARNIQTDRYTGLGIYSNSELTPALIRKYCELDRKTSSLLKMAFERLGLSARAYDKILKVARTIADMDDSEKIKSEHVAEAIQYRSMDRIKI
- the nrdR gene encoding transcriptional regulator NrdR, yielding MKCPFCGFIEDKVIDSRPTDEGSSIRRRRECTKCSRRFTTYEKVESLPLMVIKKDKSRQPFNREKLMNGLLRACEKRPISINDLEKMVENIEAQLHNSLQREVTTVDIGEIVMSKLKTMDEVAYVRFASVYRQFKDINTFMDELRKLLREEKIE
- a CDS encoding YlmC/YmxH family sporulation protein, with product MRRASSLKDKEVINVSDGTRLGMVSDVEINLNDGRIEGIVVPIQGKWFGLFGKDNEYIIPWESIIKVGDEIILVEMSESIVKKFLE
- the sigG gene encoding RNA polymerase sporulation sigma factor SigG; this translates as MLINKVEICGVNTSKLPVLTNEQKKELFERMHKGDNSARDEFIKGNLRLVLSVIQRFNNRGEYVDDLFQVGCIGLIKSIDNFDVTQNVKFSTYAVPMIIGEIRRYLRDNNSIRVSRSLRDIAYKALQAKERLTTQNSKEPTIVELAQELQLPKEDIVFALDAIQDPISLFESVYHDGGDAIYVMDQVSDDKNIDENWLETISLKEAMRKLNDREKLILNLRFFEGRTQMEVADEIGISQAQVSRLEKTALMHMKKYI
- the sigE gene encoding RNA polymerase sporulation sigma factor SigE codes for the protein MNFVSRCKMYLLIKYEMLLRKFKIGSVFPVHYIGGSEALPPPLTLDEETYLLNKLEQSDYGVKSILIERNLRLVVYIARKFENTGVGVEDLISIGTIGLIKAINTFNPSKNIKLATYASRCIENEILMYLRRNNRVKAEISIDEPLNIDWDGNELLLSDILGTENDMIHRSIEDEVDKELLATAMKKLSVREKKIMELRFGLSNGVEKTQKEVADMLGISQSYISRLEKRIISRLKKEISRMT
- the spoIIGA gene encoding sigma-E processing peptidase SpoIIGA is translated as MEIYLDVLILENLVINYLILYVTAKFSRYRTSTLRLFSGAIIGAIYVGIIIIEPDIKVFYTTLAKILLSFFIIAVTFSPRKIMTFIKTLVIFYISTFIFAGAALAFLFFNEQGGFVKNGIVYVFGQSKWSLMFFSLVTVGIIIKIFMEIIQSKFTRENLLIPVKIAFDNRKIGFSALVDTGNSLKDPLTNNPVMVVEFKALEELLPIEIKDIFKNSKEDDLSCVTTTISTSKWFSRFRLIPFSSLGKENGMLIGFKPDFIEIGEEEEKRDVKNVIVGIYNRSLSRNEKYKALLGPELVA
- the ftsZ gene encoding cell division protein FtsZ → MLDFEIDMDHFAQIKVIGCGGGGNNAVNRMIAAGLRGVDFIAINTDKQALFLSKANTKIQIGDKLTKGLGAGANPEIGEKAANESRDEIAQAIKGADMVFVTAGMGGGTGTGAAPVVAQLAREMGILTVAVVTKPFMFESRTRMQHAERGIECLKNSVDSLVTIPNDRLLQVVEKRTTMVEAFRMADDVLRQGVQGISDLIAVPGLVNLDFADVKTIMLSSGLAHMGVGKASGESRAEEAAKQAIQSPLLETSIEGSRRVLVNITGGPDLGLFEVNTAAELVQKSADPEANIIFGAVIDDNLKDELMITVIATGFETSPILKKTEKPAEKVLKHPVSANTSTSVESGSYGSDSQEKSSSGSMSVDNELDIPTFLRRNRFK